The proteins below come from a single Candidatus Falkowbacteria bacterium genomic window:
- a CDS encoding NAD-dependent epimerase/dehydratase family protein: MATQSIFEKKNILVIGGAGFIGSHLCDELVKHAKVICIDNFSTGEEKNIDHLLSDPNFKFIRHDISEKINLEALPELENFKVPFQGIQEIYNLACPTSPKHFENLRISNLMANSVGVMNSLDLAVKYHAKFMHFSSSVIYGARTAENSKIKEDVLGSVDILSPRACYDEGKRFAETIVNTYHEVYQIETKIIRLFRTYGPRMKLDDDQMIPDFVSDALDNKDIVIYGDEKFSSSFCYISDAIDASLKFMEKDGGGVINIGSDTLVTLSNLAQKVIDMVGAKSKIIYQPEILFMSQLPVPDISKALNELGWLPIITLEKGLEKTIYELRASKGLVRIPH, encoded by the coding sequence ATGGCAACGCAATCAATTTTCGAAAAGAAGAATATCCTGGTTATCGGCGGTGCCGGCTTTATCGGTTCCCATCTTTGCGATGAGCTGGTCAAGCATGCGAAGGTCATCTGTATCGATAACTTTTCAACCGGAGAAGAGAAAAACATCGACCACCTGCTGTCTGATCCGAATTTCAAATTCATCCGCCACGACATCTCTGAAAAAATCAATCTCGAGGCATTGCCAGAATTGGAGAACTTCAAGGTACCGTTCCAGGGCATACAGGAGATTTATAACCTGGCTTGCCCGACCTCGCCAAAGCATTTCGAAAACCTCCGGATCAGCAACCTGATGGCCAACTCCGTCGGAGTCATGAATTCTCTGGATCTAGCCGTCAAATATCACGCCAAGTTCATGCACTTCTCGTCATCGGTCATCTATGGCGCACGTACGGCAGAGAATAGTAAGATCAAGGAAGACGTGCTCGGCTCAGTCGACATCCTTTCGCCGCGCGCTTGCTATGATGAGGGCAAGCGTTTCGCCGAGACCATCGTCAATACTTACCATGAAGTTTATCAGATCGAGACCAAGATCATCCGCTTGTTCAGGACCTACGGTCCGAGAATGAAGCTCGATGATGACCAGATGATTCCAGACTTCGTTAGCGACGCTTTGGATAATAAGGATATCGTGATTTATGGCGATGAGAAATTCAGCTCCTCTTTCTGCTACATCTCCGACGCGATCGATGCTTCATTGAAGTTTATGGAAAAGGACGGCGGCGGCGTTATCAACATCGGCTCTGACACTTTGGTAACCCTCTCGAATCTGGCGCAGAAAGTGATCGACATGGTCGGCGCCAAATCAAAAATCATCTATCAGCCGGAAATCTTGTTCATGAGCCAGCTGCCAGTACCGGATATCAGCAAGGCGTTGAATGAGCTTGGCTGGCTGCCGATCATCACTTTGGAAAAAGGACTGGAAAAGACTATATATGAATTGCGAGCGAGCAAGGGACTGGTTCGGATTCCACATTGA
- a CDS encoding glycosyltransferase family 2 protein — protein MPLRIFCVIPALNEKNNIQDVVRGVVPCVDSVIVVDDGSQDDTAGLAEQAGATVLRHAVNRGQGAALRTGTEYAFGQGADIVVHFDADGQFLTKDIAVVTGPIVDGQAAIVFGSRFLDNTTKMPLIKRRVIMPLARIINKLFLGVELTDPQSGFRAFSRDAFKRLAWQQDGMAHASEILALSAHSGLAVKEVPITVIYHQYGQKFSGGMKILKDLFFGKLIR, from the coding sequence ATGCCTTTGAGAATATTTTGCGTAATACCTGCACTTAACGAAAAGAATAACATCCAGGACGTTGTCCGTGGTGTTGTTCCGTGCGTTGATTCGGTTATCGTAGTCGATGACGGCTCACAGGATGATACCGCCGGATTGGCTGAACAGGCTGGCGCAACCGTCCTGCGGCACGCGGTCAATCGGGGGCAGGGCGCGGCTTTGCGCACCGGCACCGAATACGCATTCGGCCAAGGCGCAGACATCGTCGTCCATTTCGACGCCGATGGGCAATTTCTCACCAAGGACATCGCTGTCGTTACCGGACCGATTGTCGACGGGCAAGCCGCCATCGTGTTCGGCTCCCGCTTTCTCGACAATACCACCAAGATGCCGTTAATAAAGAGGCGGGTAATCATGCCCTTGGCCAGGATAATCAACAAGCTCTTTCTTGGAGTCGAGCTGACCGACCCGCAAAGCGGCTTCCGTGCCTTTTCGCGTGATGCTTTCAAGCGCTTGGCTTGGCAGCAGGACGGCATGGCCCACGCCTCGGAAATCTTGGCCTTGAGCGCCCATTCAGGCTTGGCGGTGAAAGAAGTGCCGATAACCGTCATTTATCACCAGTACGGACAGAAATTTTCCGGAGGGATGAAAATACTTAAAGATTTATTTTTTGGCAAATTAATCAGATAA
- a CDS encoding DUF2304 family protein — protein sequence MTQQLIALAIILFFITRLFGQRRRQRLAPGEFWFWLAFWLLAAVLILGLKWIDRLVAGIGFSGSGIEVLLYLAVTVLFYFIFRLRLRLAKAERDITEMVKQVALINKQK from the coding sequence ATGACCCAACAGCTCATCGCATTAGCGATCATTTTATTCTTCATTACACGCCTCTTCGGGCAGCGGCGGCGTCAGCGATTAGCGCCAGGCGAGTTCTGGTTCTGGCTGGCTTTCTGGCTTTTGGCTGCCGTACTGATACTCGGCCTTAAATGGATCGATCGCTTAGTCGCTGGCATCGGCTTTTCCGGGAGCGGAATCGAAGTGCTGCTCTACTTGGCCGTAACGGTCTTATTTTATTTCATTTTCCGCCTGCGCTTGCGCCTGGCCAAGGCCGAACGCGACATTACGGAGATGGTGAAGCAGGTCGCATTAATCAATAAACAAAAATAG
- a CDS encoding glycosyltransferase family 4 protein — MKIAHLICVFRPYKGGMGNAAGQFAKTLAQKGHEVTVITPDYGQADFLSSETDDSYEVRRLKPLFAIGNAASLPQLVWQLRRYDIVHLHYPFYGAVLPVLFASLFKKKGSKLIVHYHMDSLAAGVRGFIFRLNKIFIWPILFKAADLVTAASLDYVANSQIANSYVKSPQKFFQVPFGVDADFFRFTPSIITERKNILFVGGLDQAHYFKGIPILLEALKILKAEHHLDAILTVVGSGELQGQYAHQAESLGISKDVVFSGRCSDQELAAHYRNASLLVLPSINQGEAFGLVLLEAMATGRPVVASDLPGVRGVFTDKVEGFRAKPGDASDLAAKIFLILSNQELAETMGQAARHKTETTYRWSEIGRLLEEAYSK, encoded by the coding sequence ATGAAAATAGCTCACTTGATTTGCGTTTTCAGGCCATACAAGGGCGGCATGGGCAACGCTGCTGGGCAATTCGCCAAAACTTTGGCCCAAAAAGGCCATGAGGTGACTGTTATAACGCCTGATTACGGTCAGGCTGATTTTTTATCATCCGAGACTGATGATTCCTACGAAGTCCGACGATTAAAACCGCTTTTTGCCATCGGCAATGCGGCCAGCTTGCCTCAATTGGTCTGGCAGCTTAGACGATATGATATCGTCCATTTGCACTACCCATTCTATGGCGCCGTGCTGCCTGTCCTGTTCGCTTCGCTTTTCAAAAAGAAAGGCAGCAAGCTCATCGTGCATTACCACATGGATAGCCTGGCCGCGGGAGTCCGCGGATTTATTTTCCGTCTCAATAAGATATTCATCTGGCCCATCCTCTTTAAGGCGGCCGACCTGGTGACCGCCGCTTCGCTTGATTACGTTGCCAATTCGCAGATCGCCAATTCGTATGTGAAGTCACCGCAAAAATTCTTCCAAGTGCCTTTCGGCGTCGACGCCGACTTTTTTCGCTTCACGCCGTCGATCATTACGGAACGAAAAAATATCCTTTTCGTCGGCGGGTTGGATCAGGCACATTATTTCAAAGGCATCCCGATCCTGCTTGAAGCGTTAAAAATCCTGAAGGCCGAACACCATCTGGATGCTATTTTAACCGTAGTGGGCTCTGGTGAGCTGCAGGGGCAGTATGCCCATCAGGCCGAAAGCCTAGGCATAAGCAAAGATGTGGTATTTTCTGGAAGATGCAGCGACCAGGAGTTGGCCGCCCATTACCGGAACGCTTCGCTTCTGGTTTTGCCATCGATCAATCAGGGAGAAGCTTTCGGCCTGGTCTTGCTCGAGGCCATGGCTACAGGTCGTCCCGTTGTCGCCAGCGACTTGCCAGGCGTGCGGGGTGTCTTTACTGACAAAGTCGAGGGGTTTCGGGCCAAACCAGGCGATGCTTCTGATTTGGCGGCCAAGATATTTCTGATTCTCAGCAATCAGGAATTGGCCGAGACGATGGGCCAAGCCGCCAGACATAAGACAGAAACCACCTATCGCTGGTCGGAAATAGGCCGCCTTCTAGAAGAAGCCTACAGCAAATAG
- a CDS encoding glycosyltransferase family 4 protein — protein MKILILNNLYRPFARGGAERIVEMTAAELTSQGHKTLVATTLPLGRKGPSTNGVAYYRGLPSLFYFFDKLPKTARLIMHLLGYLDFCTYRQTRRFINDFKPDLIISNNLIGIGLVSARAIRRSGIKHVHVLHDIQLLHPSGLLMWGNEGLISTWTANRYHRLNQAALHGANLVVSPSRWLLDLHLKHGFFKNSATVTIPNPIDFKTSATSRTRASETTDCLYVGQLETHKGIGLLLEAFAELPRTFRLNIAGSGSQKREVIAAAEQDDRIIFLGRLTPEQVSSEMERSSLLVVPSLCYENSPTVIYEAMSHGLPVIAADIGGIPELIADKENLFEPGNKQALITAITGDYQHRQRLPDGKALSAKQYISALLDMIKALD, from the coding sequence ATGAAAATATTGATATTGAACAATTTATACCGACCATTCGCCCGCGGCGGTGCCGAACGTATCGTTGAAATGACAGCTGCTGAGCTGACATCTCAGGGTCACAAAACCTTAGTCGCAACCACACTGCCGCTGGGCCGAAAGGGTCCGTCGACTAATGGCGTTGCCTACTACCGCGGACTACCTTCTTTGTTTTATTTTTTTGATAAGCTGCCCAAGACAGCCCGGCTCATCATGCACTTGCTCGGATACCTGGATTTTTGCACCTATCGGCAGACCAGGAGATTCATCAACGATTTCAAACCTGATCTGATCATTTCCAATAATCTGATCGGTATCGGCTTAGTTTCCGCGCGTGCGATCAGGCGCAGCGGCATCAAGCACGTCCACGTCTTGCACGACATCCAGTTGCTTCACCCCTCTGGCCTTTTGATGTGGGGTAATGAAGGCTTGATTTCGACCTGGACCGCCAACAGATACCATAGGCTCAATCAGGCGGCTTTGCATGGCGCAAATCTCGTTGTTTCGCCGTCGCGATGGCTGCTCGACCTTCATCTGAAACACGGCTTCTTCAAGAATTCCGCAACGGTGACCATACCTAACCCGATTGACTTCAAGACATCAGCGACATCAAGGACAAGGGCTTCAGAAACAACCGATTGCCTGTACGTCGGCCAGCTAGAGACGCACAAAGGCATAGGCTTGCTATTAGAGGCCTTTGCCGAGCTTCCGAGAACTTTTCGCTTGAATATAGCCGGTAGCGGCTCACAAAAGCGTGAAGTGATAGCAGCGGCCGAGCAGGACGACCGTATCATCTTCTTGGGGCGCCTGACTCCTGAACAAGTCTCATCCGAGATGGAGCGCAGTTCGCTTTTGGTCGTACCGTCGCTCTGTTACGAGAACTCGCCGACAGTGATTTATGAGGCCATGTCACACGGTCTGCCGGTCATCGCAGCTGATATCGGCGGCATCCCTGAATTAATCGCAGATAAAGAAAATCTTTTCGAACCTGGCAATAAGCAAGCGCTCATCACTGCCATAACTGGCGATTACCAGCACCGCCAAAGGCTGCCCGACGGCAAAGCCTTATCCGCCAAACAATACATCAGCGCACTCTTGGACATGATAAAAGCCCTCGACTAG